In Acidobacteriota bacterium, a genomic segment contains:
- a CDS encoding alpha/beta fold hydrolase gives MSDDNSSNRLLQLGLPVLAAAGTMGALGFARGRFEHSQLFNPERYPAGEWEPGPLGLPAEDIWFDSDDLRLHGWWIPHPKARAALLYCHGNSGSIGVRVEILRALHQLGLNLLAFDYRGYGRSEGRPSEEGLFRDARAAYRHLVEHLDCDPQTVVLLGHSMGGAVAIDAALELPVQGLVVESTFTGIRDMARSRFRRLPMHLIARNQFHNLEKIGRVEIPKLFIHGTADATVPFTMSRQLYERASDPKSFLELEGADHNDLHLSGDLYFEGLSNFVSSCVTD, from the coding sequence ATGAGCGATGACAACTCATCCAACCGCCTGCTCCAGCTCGGCCTGCCGGTCCTCGCCGCCGCCGGCACCATGGGCGCCTTGGGCTTTGCCCGGGGCCGCTTCGAGCACAGCCAGCTCTTCAACCCCGAACGCTATCCCGCCGGCGAGTGGGAGCCCGGCCCGTTGGGCTTGCCCGCCGAGGACATCTGGTTCGACTCCGACGACCTGCGCCTCCACGGCTGGTGGATTCCCCATCCGAAGGCCCGCGCCGCCCTGCTCTACTGCCACGGCAATAGCGGTTCTATCGGTGTGCGGGTGGAAATCCTTCGCGCCCTCCACCAGCTCGGCCTCAACCTGCTGGCCTTCGACTACCGCGGCTACGGTCGCAGCGAAGGCCGCCCCAGCGAAGAGGGGCTGTTCCGCGACGCCCGGGCGGCGTACCGCCACCTGGTAGAGCATCTGGACTGCGATCCTCAGACGGTGGTCCTGCTGGGCCATTCCATGGGCGGGGCCGTAGCCATCGACGCCGCGCTGGAGCTGCCGGTTCAGGGCCTGGTGGTGGAATCCACCTTCACCGGCATCCGGGACATGGCCCGCAGCCGCTTCCGCCGGCTGCCCATGCACCTCATCGCGCGCAATCAATTCCACAATCTGGAGAAGATCGGCCGGGTGGAGATCCCCAAGCTCTTCATCCACGGCACCGCCGACGCCACCGTCCCCTTCACCATGAGCCGCCAGCTCTATGAGCGGGCCAGCGATCCCAAGAGCTTCCTGGAGCTCGAAGGCGCCGACCACAACGACCTGCACCTGAGCGGCGATCTCTACTTCGAAGGCCTGAGCAACTTTGTCAGCAGCTGCGTAACCGACTGA